AGGTTAGtactctaacccctgacccctgaccctagtAGCCTTCTTCAGGGACTACATGATGTGTGGAGGTTAGtactctaacccctgacccctgaccctagtAGCCTTCTTCAGGGACTACATGATGTGTGGAGGTTAgtaccctgacccctgaccctagtAGCCTTCTTCAGGGACTACATGATGTGTGGAGGTTAgtaccctgacccctgaccctagtAGCCTTCTTTAGGGACTACATGATGTGTGGAGGTTAgtaccctgacccctgaccctagtAGCCTTCTTCAGGGACTACATGATGTGTGGAGGTGAGGCTGAGTCTCTGTACACTGTCTGGGtggatggtgtgtttgtgtgtacacacTGTATTTGCTGTCACAGGGTTTTCCTGTTGTGAAAGTTTGATGCAATATCTGACAACGCACCAAGTAggtgacactgacacacactgtcaGACAAACTGACTCAACGATGTTTCACAATAGAGACTGACTGGGATTACGTGTACTATCGTGTCTGTGTGTTTCCTTCAGTGTCAAcagttcctgtctctctctgtgtctacagGGGAACATCCTgaatacatgtctctctctctgtgtctacagGGGAACATCCtgaatacatctctctctgtgtctacagGGGGACATCCTgaatacatgtctctctctctgtgtctacagGGGAACATCCtgaatacatctctctctgtgtctacagGGGGACATCCtggatacatctctctctctgtgtctacagGGGAACATCCTgaatacatgtctctctctctgtgtctacagGGGAACATCCtgaatacatctctctctgtgtctacagGGGGACATCCTgaatacatgtctctctctctgtgtctacagGGGAACATCCtgaatacatctctctctgtgtctacagGGGGACATCCtggatacatctctctctctgtgtctacagGGGAACATCCTgaatacatgtctctctctctgtgtctacagGGGAACATCCtgaatacatctctctctgtgtctacagGGGAACATCCtgaatacatctctctctgtgtctacagGGGAACATCCtggatacatctctctctctgtgtctacagGGGAACATCCtggatacatctctctctctgtgtctacagGGGAACATCCTggatacatgtctctctctctgtgtctacagGGGAACATCCTggatacatgtctctctctctgtgtctacagGGGAACATCCtggatacatctctctctctgtgtctacagGGGAACATCCtggatacatctctctctctgtgtctacagGGGAACATCCtggatacatctctctctctgtgtctacagGGGAACATCCTggatacatgtctctctctctgtgtctacagGGGAACATCCTggatacatgtctctctctctgtgtctacagGGGAACATCCTggatacatgtctctctctctgtgtctacagGGGAACATCCTggatacatgtctctctctctgtgtctacagGGGAACATCCTggatacatgtctctctctctgtgtctacagGGGAACATCCTggatacatgtctctctctctctgtgtctgcaggGGAACATCCTgaatacatgtctctctctctctgtgtctgcaggGGAACATCCTgaatacatgtctctctctctctgtgtctgcaggGGAACATCCTgaatacatgtctctctctctgtctacagggGAACATCCTggatacatgtctctctctctctgtgtctgcaggGGAACATCCTgaatacatgtctctctctctctgtgtctgcaggGGAACATCCTgaatacatgtctctctctctgtctacagggGAACATCCTggatacatgtctctctctctctgtgtctgcaggGGAACATCCTgaatacatgtctctctctctctgtgtctgcaggGGAACATCCTgaatacatgtctctctctctctgtgtctacagGGGAACATCCTgaatacatgtctctctctctctgtgtctgcaggGGAACATCCTgaatacatgtctctctctctgtctacagggGAACATCCTGAACATCCTGAATAGATTAGCATATTTGAAATGTATTGACCTTTACAAACCTTTAGAAAGCACCATACATCTTTACACATGGAAAATCACGTTTTGTGcctggtgttgtgtgtgtgtgtgtgtgtgtagtgtgtgtgtgtgtgtattgtgtgtgtatattggtcccttcacctcccttatctcacctcacttgctcacattgtatatagacttatttttctactgtattattgactgtatgtttgtttattccatgtgtaactctgtgttgtttgtgttgaactgctttgctttatcttggccaggtcgcagttgtaaatgagaacttgttctcaacttgcctacctggttaaataaaggtgaaataaataaataaaataaaaggtttaggatgtgtgtgtgttatgtgttcaTGCCAGGGCTGGTATCCAGTGAGAAAGCCAGTCTGTCCTACCTGCTCTCAGCTCCTGGAGGAGGTAATGTGGCGGTGGTGGCTGTAGGGGGCGCTCCAGAGGCTCTAGACGCCCGGCCAGGAGCTCTCACCCTTCAGGTTCTACACCGCAAGGGATTCATCAAACTGGCGCTAAAACACGGGTAGGTGGGAAACACGGGTAGGTTGAAACACGGGTAGGTAGGAAACGTCTGAAACACGGGTAGGCTTTAAACACGTGTAGGTGTGAAACACAGGAAGTTTTAAAACACTTAATATGTAGGTTTAAAACACGGGAGATGTGAAACATCTGAAACATGGGTAGGTATGTAATGTTAATATCCAGCTGGTCCCAGTGTCATGTTAATATCCAGCTGGTCCCGGTGTCATGTTAATATCCAGCTGGTCCCAGTGTCATGTTAATATCCAGCTGGTCCCAGTGTCATGTTAATATCCAGCTGGTCCCAGTGTCATGTTAATATCCAGCTGGTCCCGGTGTCATGTTAATATCCAGCTGGTCCCGGTGTCATGTTAATACCCAGCTGGTCCCGGTGTCATGTTAATATCCAGCTGGTCCCGGTGTCATGTTAATATCCAGCTGGTCCCGGTGTCATGTTAATATCCAGCTGGTCCCGGTGTCATGTTAATACCCAGCTGGTCCCAGTGTCATGTTAATATCCAGCTGGTCCCAGTGTCATGTTAATATCCAGCTGGTCCCAGTGTCATGTTAATATCCAGCTGGTCCCGGGGTCATGTTAATATCCAGCTGGTCCCGGTGTCATGTTAATATCCAGCTGGTCCCGGTGTCATGTTAATATCCAGCTGGTCCCGGTGTCATGTTAATATCCAGCTGGTCCCGGTGTCATGTTAATATCCAGCTGGTCCCGGTGTCATGTTAATATCCAGCTGGTCCCGGTGTCATGTTAATATCCAGCTGGTCCCGGTGTCATGTTAATATCCAGCTGGTCCCGGTGTCATGTTAATATCCAGCTGGTCCCGGTGTCATGTTAATATCCAGCTGGTCCCGGTGTCATGTTAATATCCAGCTGGTCCCGGTGTCATGTTAATATCCAGCTGGTCCCGGTGTCATGTTAATACCCAGCTGGTCCCGGTGTCATGTTAATATCCAGCTGGTCCCGGTGTCATGTTAATACCCAGCTGGTCCCGGTGTCATGTTAATATCCAGCTGGTCCCGGTGTCATGTTAATATCCAGCTGGTCCCGGTGTCATGTTAATATCCAGCTGGTCCCGGTGTCATGTTAATATCCAGCTGGTCCCGGTGTCATGTTAATATCCAGCTGGTCCCGGTGTCATGTTAATATCCAGCTGGTCCCGGTGTCATGTTAATATCCAGCTGGTCCCGGTGTCATGTTAATATCCAGCTGGTCCCGGTGTCATGTTAATATCCAGCTGGTCCCGGTGTCATGTTAATATCCAGCTGGTCCCGGTGTCATGTTAATATCCAGCTGGTCCCGGTGTCATGTTAATATCCAGCTGGTCCCGGTGTCATGTTAATATCCAGCTGGTCCCGGTGTCATGTTAATATCCAGCTGGTCCCGGTGTCATGTTAATATCCAGCTGGTCCCGGTGTCATGTTAATATCCAGCTGGTCCCGGTGTCATGTTAATACCCAGCTGGTCCCGGTGTCATGTTAATATCCAGCTGGTCCCGGTGTCATGTTAATATCCAGCTGGTCCCGGTGTCATGTTAATACCCAGCTGGTCCCGGTGTCATGTTAATACCCAGCTGGTCCCGGTGTCATGTTAATATCCAGCTGGTCCCAGTGTCATGTTAATATCCAGCTGGTCCCAGTGTCATGTTAATACCCAGCTGGTCCCAGTGTTTTTGTAAACCAGTTGAACCACTTTAATATGTAAttcagctgggtcatgcagcaagacaatgatccaaaacacacaatcaggtCTACGTGGAAATGGTTAGAAAAGCAACACATTTTACGTTCTGGAATGGCCtggtcaaagtccagacctaatcccagttgagatgttgtggcaggacttgaaatgagCAGTTCATGTGTGAGAActcaaatgtcgctgagttaaagcatttctgcatgcaagagttgcccaaaattcctccacagtgatGGCAATTTATGTTATTCTTAAATAATATAAACtgcaaagcaaatcagggggagaaaaataggtttattcagagAGGACAAATCATAGATGTTAAGCTGGGAGGCAGATGTTCAGTCTCCCCTGTCCCCTGAACAAAGGAACAGGATGACATTTATAACCcccccaccctagcctggggttgaccaatcagaagtccttgcagtacaacttggccaatggccaaataatgGCCCAGCTAGTACCTGTGTTCTCCTTTGGGGAGAATGAGCTCTTCGACCAGATGACCAACCCTGCTGGTTAGTGTAATGTCCAGTATATATAATGTCTCGTAGGGCCCAGTTAGTACCTGTGTTCTCCTTTGGGGAGAATGAGCTCTTCGACCAGATGACCAACCCTGCCGGCTCGCCTCTCCGCTGGCTCCAGGACCACTTGCAAAGGCTCATGGGAGTGGCGCTGCCAATGTTCACCGGACGAGGAGTGTTCCAATACAGCTTTGGTCTACTGCCCTACAGAGAGCCCATACACACTGTtggtacgacacacacacactcacctctctctctctcacctctcacatctctctcatccctcacctctctctcatccctcacctctctctcatccctcgctcacctctctctcatccctcgctcacctctctctcatccctcgctcacctctctctcatccctcgctcacctctctctcatccctcgctcacctctctctcatccctcgctcacctctctctcatccctcgctcacctctcacatctctctctctctctgatctcgctctcatctgtctctctctccagtgggtaGGCCTATTCCAGTGGTCCAGACCccccttctcatctctctctctctagtgggtAGGCCTATTCCAGTAGTCCAGagcccctctcatctctctctctctctctctctctccagtgggtaGGCCTATTCCAGTGGTCCagaccccctctcacctctctctctctctctctagtgggtAGGCCTATTCCAGTGGTCCAGACCccccttctcatctctctctctctctctctctctccagtgggtaGGCCTATTCCAGTGGTCCAGacctcccctctcatctctctctctctctctctccagtgggtaGGCCTATTCCAGTGGTCCAGACcccctctcatctgtctctctctctctccagtgggtaGGCCTATTCCAGTGGTCCAgaccccctctcatctctctctctctctctctctctccagtgggtaGGCCTATTCCAGTGGTCCAGACCCCCTCTCCCACTAAGGATGATATAGACGGTCTCCATTCTCTCTACCTGGAGGGCCTCACTACGGTGTTTGAAGACAACAAGGACAGCTACGGCATTGCACCAGACAAACACCTCCACTTCATCTAGATATGTGCATCTAGAGATGTCCACAGCTGTAATCAGCATCACCTCCACTTCATCTAGAGATGTGCACAGCTGTAATCAGCAGGAAAAGAAGCAGACAGATCCAAAGATGCTGCAACACCTTCTAGGTCAGAGTTCTAGctgaaggttagggttatgttggGTTCTGTGGAGTTATGTTGGGTTCTGTGGAGTTATGTTGGGTCCTGTAGGGTTCTAGAGGGTCCTGTAGAGTTATGTTGGGTTCTGTAGAGTTATGTTGGGTTCTGTGGAGTTATGTTGGGTCCTGTAGGGTTCTAGAGGGTCCTGTAGGGTTCTATAGGGTTATGTTGGGTTCTGTAGAGTTATGTAGGGTTCTAGAGGGTCCTGTCTGGTTCTGTGGGGTCCTGTAGGGTTCTAGAGGGTTATGTAGGGTTCTAGGGGGTTATGTAGGATCCTGTAAAGTTACGTGGGCCCTGTAGGGTCATCTAGAGGGTCCTGTAGGGTCATCTAGAGTGTCCTGTAGGGTCATCTAGAGGGTCCTGTAGGGTCATCTAGAGGGTCCTGTAGGGTCATCTAGAGGGTCCTGTAGGGTCATCTAGAGGGTCCTGTAGAGGGTCATCTAGAGGGTCCTGTAGGGTCATCTAGAGGGTCCTGTAGGGTCCTGTAGTGTAGGGTTCTACAGAGTTCTGTAGGGTCCTGTAGGATTCTGTGGGGTCCTGTAGGGTTAGTTAATACCAAGATGGCGGagcagtaagacgtgtttgtttttgtcccatgtaaatattattattattattattattatattttttgttgttgtatacaTTTCATTATATTTCAAtctgttttttttgcattttctAATTAAATAAACttcctgcaacccacctcacccaatgtggttcggatctgctattttttagaccgtataactggaacctccatcaggaGCTATCCAGCTAATTAGCCACTAGAtttttagtcattgttagccactgctagcggtctttacTTTCAGCTCAGACACCAACCGCTTTAGCCCGGATAATACCTTCCAGTCTGCACAGCACGATAtcagccctgagcatatcggactgctttttccccccactacatcaccggattcctgccgctaTCTCTGGACCTTTACACCGGATCttcgcagctagctagttgctaccgagtggctaatgttgctaacgcccttgtccagaagcaagcaccagtcagccttgagctaggcccatctcccggctagcaaacgaagTACACCAACTACAGTACCTCTCTTGCCAATTGACCTGGAcgctttgtcgacacggagccccgcccaTCCATCACGACTGGCTGACGTAATTCGGCCTCTGCCTTGTGGATGTTGGTGTTGATCCATCTGGCCCGCTAGCTTCCtgaacgccgtgtctcccgctcGCCTTACGTAGTAACCGAACGACTCCCTGTTTCATctttgctgctcattggaccctatgatcactcggctacacagctgatgcctgccggactaTTAACACGGTAatccattttgtttatctgtcggtcCCAGCCTctaactcaggccctgtgtgtagttaactgaccctccctgcccattcatcgccattttcccgttgttgttgtcctagctgtttacccgttgttgtcttagctctcccaatcaacacctgtgattgctttatgcctttctctaacgtcaatatgccttgtatactgttgtttagggcagctctcattgttttattttgcagcggagcccctagtcctgctcaacatgcctcagatagcccccttgtcccaccccccacacatgcggagaccgcaCCTAGCTTAACTGGCGCCTACAGAGATGAaacctctcatcgtcactcaatgtctaggtttacctccactgtacacGCACCCTACCATTCCCTTGTCTGTGCATCATGCtatgaatctatcctaccacgcccagaaatctgctccttttattctctgtccccaacgcactagatgaccagtacttatagcctttagccgtaccctcatcccaCTCCTCCGgcgatgtagaggttaacccaggccctgtgtgtccccaggcgctctcatttgttgacttctgtaactgtaaaagccttggatgttaacatcagaagcctccctaagtttgctttattcactgctttagcacactccgccaaccctgatttcctagccatgtctgaatcctggcttaggaaggccaccaaaaatcctgacatttccatccccaattacaacattttctgtcaagacagaactgctaaagggggcggaatttcaatctactgcagagagcctacagagttctgtcatactattcaggtctatgcccaaacagttcgaggttctacttttaaagatccatctctccagaaataagtccttCACTGTTGCAGCTTGCTATagaccccctcagctcccagctgtgccctggacaccagacgtgaattgattgcccccgatctatcgtcagagttcgtactgctaggtgacctaaattgggatatgcttaacatcccagccatcctacaatctaagctagatgccctcaatctcacacaaattatcaaggaacctaccaggtacaaccccaaatctgtaaacatgggcaccctcatagatatcatcctgaccaacttgatACATCCtgatacacctctgctgttttcaaccaggatctcagcgatcactgcctcattgcctgcgtctgtaatgggtctatgatcaaacgaccacccctcatcactgtcaagcgccccctaaaacacttctgtgagcaggcctttctaatcgacctggcccgggtatcctggaaagatattgacctcatcccatcagtagaggatgcctggttgttctttttAAAAGTGCtctcctcaccatcttaaataagcatgccccattcaaaaagcCCCTTTCAAAaagcccctttcaaaaaatgtagaactgtagaacaagaagcccttggttcacttgacttgactgccctcgaccagcacaaaaacatcctgtggcgtactgcactagcctcgaatagtccccgcgatatgcaacttttcagggaagtcaggaaccaatatacacaggcagttaggaaagcaaaggctagctttttcaaacggaaatttgcatcctgcagcactagttccaaaatgttttgggacaatgtaaagtccatggagaataagagcacctcctctcagctgcccactgcactgaggctaggaaacactgtcaccaccgataaatccactacaaTCGAGAATTTctataagcatttctctacggctggccacgctttccatctggctaccccaacctcggccaacagatctgcaccccccgcagcaactggcccaagcccccccccccccccccccccccgcttctccttcacccaaatccagacagctgatgtcccGAAAGAGCTGCAGATTCTGGAtctctacaaatcagctgggctagacttTCTGGACCCTCTTCCTAacattatccgccgccattgtcgcaatccctattactagtctgttcaacctttcttttgtatcgtctgatattcctaaagattggaaagcggccgcagtcatccccctctgcaaagggggagacactctagacccaaactgttacagacagtccatcctgccctgccttttctaaagtcttcgaaagccaagtgaacaaacagatcaccgaccatctcgaatcccaccgtagcttctccgctatgcaatccggtttccgagcttgtcatgggtgcacctcagccacgctcaaggtcctaaacgatatcattaccaccatcgataaaaagacaatactgtgtagccgtcttcattgacctggccaaggctttcaactctgtcaatcaccgtattcttatcggcagactcaaccgccttggtttctctaatgactgcctcgcctggttcaccaactacttctcagacagagttcagtgtgtcaaatcggagcgCCTGTTGTCCGGACCCCTGGCAGTCtgtatgggggtgccacagggttcaattctcgggctgactattttctttgtatacatcaatg
This window of the Salvelinus namaycush isolate Seneca unplaced genomic scaffold, SaNama_1.0 Scaffold51, whole genome shotgun sequence genome carries:
- the LOC120041695 gene encoding 2-acylglycerol O-acyltransferase 2-A-like isoform X2, with product MCVCYVFMPGLVSSEKASLSYLLSAPGGGNVAVVAVGGAPEALDARPGALTLQVLHRKGFIKLALKHGAQLVPVFSFGENELFDQMTNPAGSPLRWLQDHLQRLMGVALPMFTGRGVFQYSFGLLPYREPIHTVVGRPIPVVQTPSHLSLSLSSG
- the LOC120041695 gene encoding 2-acylglycerol O-acyltransferase 2-A-like isoform X1 gives rise to the protein MCVCYVFMPGLVSSEKASLSYLLSAPGGGNVAVVAVGGAPEALDARPGALTLQVLHRKGFIKLALKHGAQLVPVFSFGENELFDQMTNPAGSPLRWLQDHLQRLMGVALPMFTGRGVFQYSFGLLPYREPIHTVVGRPIPVVQTPSPTKDDIDGLHSLYLEGLTTVFEDNKDSYGIAPDKHLHFI